Within Fibrobacter sp., the genomic segment GATGGTCTTGTAGTATTGCCCGTCGCGGGTGTCTTGGAATATGCCGTATTCCTTTTCTGGGTTCAGGAGTATCCACGAAGGCTTGTAGACGGAATCGGTGGCGCGGTCGCGGATGACTCCGTCTATGCAGTTGTATTTTTTGCCGTCGTACTGGTGCCCGTAACAGACATCGTAGGCAACGTCATCCTGGCAGAATTGCTTGGTGTAGTCGATGTATTTCCCGCCGCACTTGAGGGTGTTGCTGAGGCAGCGTACGGAGAGCCTGGTGTCGGGTTCGCCGTTGATGAAACATGTCCTTGTAGGCGAAGCGTTCTTGCTTCCCCTGCAGAATGGGTTCGTGTCTCCGTATTCGGACTGGGGAGCGGTAGAGTCTACTTTAGAGGTGGGGTGCGGGTCGAACTTGAAGAAGACCATCGTACTGTAGTTGCCGAAGTCGTGCGTGGAGGTCCAGAAGTTTTCGTCGGTTCCGGTTCCGTTGCCGCTCTCGACGGGCTTGGCGTTGAACCCATATTCGTCGGTGCCGTTCCAGTCATCGTAGGCGGGCATGTTCGGCCAGCCGGTAGTGCTCTTGAGTTTCTGGCCGGCGATATCGTCGCCGCCGGCGTAGGCGACAAGCGTCTTGAATTCGGCGGAGGAGGGGAGGTGGAAACCTTCTGGGCAGATTTTCTGGGCTTCCTGGGAAACGTACAGGCTGGAATCGCCGTACTTCAGGTCTTCGGCCATCCAGATCTGTGAACCGATGGTGACAAGCTTGTAGGTCTTGCCGTCGCGGGAGTCGGTGAAGGAATCGCCGGGGGAGGCAAGTCCCGTATCGGAAGAGGAACTTTCTTCCGGGCTCTCCGAGGATTCCGGGTTAGTAGACGACGAGGAGTTTGCGGTTTCCGATGTGCCGGAAGAGAGCTTCGTGTCGGCCGATGATTTTGCGTCCTCGCTGGACGAGGACTTTGCCTTGTCCGAAGAGGAGTCGATGGTTTCGGAGCTTTCGGGCTCTTCGGGGGTATCTACCGAGGCGGAGTCGGTACAGGCGGTAATCGCCAAAGAGAGAAATGCTGCAAGGGGAAGGGCTTTTTTGAACATGATTTTCTTCTTCATAGGGAAATTCTCCGCATTGCAATATAGAAAAACTCGGGTACGGGGAAAGGCTCCTGTTTCCTGCTGAAAACACGAAATGCGCCCGCAGTTGCTCCTTTACGGCGCATTTTTAGGTATATTCAGGGTATGAGTGTATACAAGAATGTTTTTTATTCAGGCGCGGTCATGGCTGCGCTTTCTCTGTCTGCGGTTACCGCTTCTGCGGGCCCACTCGTGAACCAGCTGGGTTATTACCCCGAAGCCGAAAAGAGCGTTGTCTACCCGGGCAACGATGCGAACGGCCTCGAAGTGCGTGACCTGAACGGCAAGACGGTGCTCAAGCTCGACGCCCCTGACGTGTACGACTGGGATTACAGCGGCGAGGAAGTGCAGACTTTTGATATCTCGGCGATCAAGACTCCGGGAACCTACCGCCTGTTCCGCGGCGGCGCCTATGTGGGCAACCCGATTACGGTCGGGAAGAATGTTTACGAAGACCTGGTGAAGGCTAGCCTCAAGTGGTTCTACTACCAGCGCGCGAGCATGCCGCTCTTGCCGCAGTATGCGGGCAAGTGGGCGCGCGCCGCGGGCCACATGGATGACAAGGTTATCATTTACGGTTCCGACAAGGTGACCGGCGGCAAGGGCGCCGGGAAGGTCATCAATTCCGCCCGTGGCTGGTACGATGCCGGCGACTACGGCAAGTATATCGTGAACTCCGGCATTACCGTGTTCACCCTGCTCGAGATTTACGAGCACTTCCCGAAGTACATGGATTCGCTTACCTGGAACATTCCGCGCGAATTCCCGAAGTACCCGGAACTGCTCGAAGAAATCCGCTACAACCTGGACTGGATGCTCACCCTGCAGGACAAGGACGGCGGTGTTTACCACAAGGTGACGACGCTGAAGTTCGGCGGGAGCGTGCTGCCCGAAGACGATGTCGCGCCGCGCTATGCGATTATCAAGAACATGCCCGCGTCGCTTGACTTTGCCGCCGTGATGGCGCAGGCGAGCGTGGTCTACAGGAATATCGACAAGGCCTACGCCGACAAGATGCTCAAGGCGGCGGAAAGCGCTTACGCCTGGGCGAAGAAGAACCCGAAGGCGATTTACAAGCAGCCTGCCGACGTGCAGACGGGTGGCTACGTGCCCGGTGACGAAGACGGCAAGGACGAATTCCGTTTTGCCGCCGCTGAACTCTACCGCGCGACCAAGAAGAAGAACTACCAGGACGACCTGAAGAAGAATCCGTTCACGGCGAATGGCGCCTGGTGGGGCGATGTGAACATGCTCTCCGCGTTCCGCGTGGCGCTCGATTCTACAGTATTCGACAAGGACCTCGTCGCTGCCGCGAAGAAGGTCGTGATGACCGAGGCGAACAACCTGCGTGCCGTGGGCGACACGAGCGCCTACCGCCTGCCCGCTTTCCCGTGGAGCTGGAACTGGGGCTCCAACAGCGCGATGGCGAACAACGGCATGGTGCTGGTACACGCCTACCTGCTTACGGGTGACAAGAGCTACCTGGATGGCGCACAGCAGTGCCTCGATTACTTGCTCGGCAAGAACCCGATGGACATTACCTACGTGACGGGATTCGGTTACAGGAGCCCGCGCAACCCGCACCACCGCCCGAGCGAATCTGACTTGGTGGACGATCCGGTGCCCGGCATGCTCGTGGGTGGCCCGCATTTGGGCAAGCAGGATATCAACCTGGACGGCAAGGAACATTGGAAGTGCCCGAACTATGCCGCCGCCGACAAGCCGGCGCTCGCCTACATCGACGACCGCTGCAGCTATGCGACCAACGAGGTGGCCATCAACTGGAACGCGCCGCTCGCGTACTTGGCTGCCGCTCTCGAGGCGATTTACAGCAAGTAACGATAAACGGCTTTTAAAACCGGCCGCCCCGTTTTATATGCGACGGGTGCGGCTTCTTTATGCAACAAGGCGTTGCATAAAGAAATAAAAAATCTAAACTTTTATAAAAACTTGGGATTTTGATTGAAAAATAACACTTTTGTTGCATAGAACTATTGACAATCGGCTTTCCGGGATGTATAATTATAGATGATGAGACCGATTGTCGAATATTCCGATTTCCGCCAGTACATGCGGGACTACTACGAGGAGCGCAAGCGCTGTTCGGTGTTCTCGTGGCGTGAATTCTCGAAACTCGCGGGCTTTACCTCGTCTTCGTACATGAAGGTGGTCTGCGACGGCAAGAGCAAGCTGAGCCGTGTCGGGGTGGAACGTACGGGACAGGCCATGGGCCTCGTCGGGTTCGAGATGGAATATTTCCGCGCCATGGTCGAGTTCGGCCAAAGCGAGACCGAGTTTAAGAAGAAGGCGGCTTACGAGAACATGCTGGCCATCGCCAAGGCCCACAAGGTCCGCGTGATGGAAGGCGACCTGTTCGAATTTTACGATTCCTGGCACAACCCGGTGGTGCGCGAACTCGCCCCGCTGATGCCGGGCGCCACTCCCGGCGATATGGGGAAGATGTGCTGTCCCGAGGTCACTGCGGCGGATGTGCAGAAGAGCCTGAGTTTCCTTACGAGGGCGGGGCTCCTGAAAAAGGCCGGGAACGACGCCTTCGTGCAGGCCGAGGCCTCGATCGTGGGGACACCGGATGCGACCCGGCTCGCGCTTCGGGGAATGCACGGTCAGATGTCTAGGCTCGCGACGTCCGCGGTTGAGCTCCCTGTGGACGAGCGCCATTTTAGCGGAATCACCATGGGGCTTTCGCGCAGGAGTTACGAACGCATCGCCAGCCTGATTGATGAATTCCGCCGTCAGGTTATCGCCGTTGCCGCCGAAGACAAGGATATCGACCAGGTTTACCGCCTGAACATGCAGCTTTTCCCCTTGAGCAGGAAAGTGAAGGAGTGTGAAAATGAAAAAGCTTGATTTGTGCATTCCTTTTGTGTTTGTGGTCGCGATTGCATCTTGCCTGTGCACGGGATGCGGGGTCTTTGGTCTTGCGGGTACGGCCGAAGAACCGAACGAATTTACGGCGGATAATCCGACGAGTAGCTCGTCTCCGTCGTTCGTTCAGCCGGAAATGTCGAGCGAAATGGTGCCCACGCCGCGCTATTCTTCGGGCGGTGAACTTTCTGGGCCGAATGAATTTGAATCATCATTGAAGGAGCGCTACCTCGCGCAGTTCGGGATAGGTACCCTCCGGTTTGACGGGCGAGTTCTTTCCGCCAGGGCGACGCAAAGTTGCATCAGTTCTTCGCAAGCATGCGATCCTGACGTTGAAATGGAATTTGAAGGCCCGTGGCCCCACCGGCTTGATGAACGCAATATCGGCACAGTGGAAAAGTTCTTCCCGGAAGCGGCCGGGGAATATGCGGATCTGGTCGACGCCGTGAGGGACGGTTCCGCAAGTGATGATTGCGGGTTGTATGTGATGGCGGTCGATAGCGATTCGAGATTTGCCGCGTTCGTGCTTGCCGGCATCGCGAAGGATACGGTCTCCGTGTTCGATATTGCGGCGCCAAATTGCAAGGAGGCTGCGGAATATACGGAAATCGGCTTCCTGTTCCGCTATTGCGGTGAAATCGATGAGCGTCCTGAAATCGTGCACAAGACTGTTGACGTCGATATGCCTGCGGACAAATGTCCGGACCTGCAGTCGGAATGGGTCTTGAAAAGATGAAATTTTTGGGAAGATAAATTGGAATCTAAAGAAGGAGTGAAACTATGAAACAGAAAATAATGGTGTTGGGAGCCGCCACGATTTTTGCCGCGCTTGCGCTTGCTGCCTGTGACGACGCCAATGTAAGTGGGCCAGACCGCACGCCGAGTTCTTCGTCGCACACGCCGAGTTCATCGTCGGTCGTAAGCTCCAGTTCGACTGAACCTGATGGCGAATGCGTCCACGTTAATCACAAGTGCAATGATTGCGAAGGCCCCGATTGCCCTGTTTATGTTCAGCCTTGCAACGCATGCGATAATTTTGGCATGAAGGCTGTAGAATGCGGTTCGGGAGAGGCCTATGTGTGCCTGGGCATTTGGACCGAAGAACGCGAAATCTATGACGAAAATTTCTATTGCGGGGAGATTGCGCCATACCCGTGCATGGAAGATGGAGAAACATGCGGGTACAGGCCTTGCAATCCTGATGGCCCGCGAAACAAGCAGGATTGCTTCACGGGGGAAAATTACGAGTGCGAGTCCGGTTACTGGCTGCCTGTCGAAAGATGCCGCAGCATTACCGACCAAGGCAATCAGCTTGCGCCGCATTCCTGCGATGTCGAACTTGAGGTTGCCAAGGATTGCGCCAAGGGCTTTTACATGATGTGCGCCAATGGATATTGGCTTGAAGCGCCGGATTGCGACCGCAGCGCGAGCAGGTGCGGGTACGACGACAACAAACTTTGCAATGAATTCGACCTCAGGGATTTCTGCAAAGACGATCGCGTGGATAGCGCAAATCATGATAACGGCCTGTTGGACCAAGGAAACGGAGCTGACGATTCCGGCCTGGAATCCTGCCTCCACATCACCGATAACGAGTGCGTGCGGACGAAAATGTGCAGCATGACTCCGTGCATGTCAGGGACCACGGCGGTCGATTGCGCGAATCATGCGGATTATGTCTGTGACGGGGGAGTCTGGATGCGTTTGTCCGATACTGATTCGACCGCGACGGAATAGGAACAATAAATCTTTTCTTTTGTTGCTCCTTCACGGAGCAATTTTTGTCTACGAAAAGTATATATTGATATAGATGGAGGAATTATGAAAGGAAAGGTTTCTTTTGTGATTGCGGCCCTGGCACTTGCTTTTTTGCAGGCGCCGGTTTTTGCGGCGGGCCTCGTAAAGCAGAAAATCGACACGACGGATGCGATGGCGACGCTCGCGAATTACGACCGCGGATTCTATACGCCGCAGGTTCTGCACTTGAAACCTTCGGGTGGCAAGCCGATCGGTAAGCCGTGGGCAAAGCTTTTGCACCTGCGCGCCGAAATATCGGAATTTAGCAGCCATGCTTGGCTGGGCATCGATACCACCGGCGGCAAGAACGATACCACCTGGGGCAAGAACCAGGACTTGACCGAAGACGCCCTGAATGTGCTGCAGGAATCGCTTGACAGCATCCGCGCGAATAGGGGCTTTGCTGTCGTGCGCATCTGTTACGACCCGTGGTACAACGGCCGCAGCAACGTGACGCCGGATCATGAGTGGGTACTGAAGCACGTGAAACAGCTTGCTCCCGTGCTCTCGAAAAATACCGATGTGATTGTGGCGCTCGAGATGGGAATGCACGGCGCCTACGGCGAGATGCACAGCGATACGAACATCACGTACGACCGCATTGCCGAAGCGACGAACCTGATGCTGCGCAGCACACCGCCCGAACTGAAAATCCTGACGCGCACGGGCAACTACTCGGCGAAGGTGCTGGGGTTTGACAACTGGGGAGTCGACTTCCATATAGACGGCGAGAAGTTTGCCGAAATCGCGAAGGCGAAAGGCGACACCA encodes:
- a CDS encoding FISUMP domain-containing protein, with amino-acid sequence MKKKIMFKKALPLAAFLSLAITACTDSASVDTPEEPESSETIDSSSDKAKSSSSEDAKSSADTKLSSGTSETANSSSSTNPESSESPEESSSSDTGLASPGDSFTDSRDGKTYKLVTIGSQIWMAEDLKYGDSSLYVSQEAQKICPEGFHLPSSAEFKTLVAYAGGDDIAGQKLKSTTGWPNMPAYDDWNGTDEYGFNAKPVESGNGTGTDENFWTSTHDFGNYSTMVFFKFDPHPTSKVDSTAPQSEYGDTNPFCRGSKNASPTRTCFINGEPDTRLSVRCLSNTLKCGGKYIDYTKQFCQDDVAYDVCYGHQYDGKKYNCIDGVIRDRATDSVYKPSWILLNPEKEYGIFQDTRDGQYYKTIDIDGVVWFAENLNYALEGSLCYEDSLYYCNLYGRLYTHKQALAEGDSIPAGHWQGNCPPGSHLATYDEYYTLYQMYDYNKDLVSSYIVDDFDGEYSHNSNETGLSITFPGTYPPSNSFYNLKWDKLNFDAHYIGSDYGHKYTRDWINRNLYAFPHGKSKIDDTQYGSVRCVVD
- a CDS encoding glycoside hydrolase family 9 protein, with translation MSVYKNVFYSGAVMAALSLSAVTASAGPLVNQLGYYPEAEKSVVYPGNDANGLEVRDLNGKTVLKLDAPDVYDWDYSGEEVQTFDISAIKTPGTYRLFRGGAYVGNPITVGKNVYEDLVKASLKWFYYQRASMPLLPQYAGKWARAAGHMDDKVIIYGSDKVTGGKGAGKVINSARGWYDAGDYGKYIVNSGITVFTLLEIYEHFPKYMDSLTWNIPREFPKYPELLEEIRYNLDWMLTLQDKDGGVYHKVTTLKFGGSVLPEDDVAPRYAIIKNMPASLDFAAVMAQASVVYRNIDKAYADKMLKAAESAYAWAKKNPKAIYKQPADVQTGGYVPGDEDGKDEFRFAAAELYRATKKKNYQDDLKKNPFTANGAWWGDVNMLSAFRVALDSTVFDKDLVAAAKKVVMTEANNLRAVGDTSAYRLPAFPWSWNWGSNSAMANNGMVLVHAYLLTGDKSYLDGAQQCLDYLLGKNPMDITYVTGFGYRSPRNPHHRPSESDLVDDPVPGMLVGGPHLGKQDINLDGKEHWKCPNYAAADKPALAYIDDRCSYATNEVAINWNAPLAYLAAALEAIYSK
- a CDS encoding TIGR02147 family protein → MMRPIVEYSDFRQYMRDYYEERKRCSVFSWREFSKLAGFTSSSYMKVVCDGKSKLSRVGVERTGQAMGLVGFEMEYFRAMVEFGQSETEFKKKAAYENMLAIAKAHKVRVMEGDLFEFYDSWHNPVVRELAPLMPGATPGDMGKMCCPEVTAADVQKSLSFLTRAGLLKKAGNDAFVQAEASIVGTPDATRLALRGMHGQMSRLATSAVELPVDERHFSGITMGLSRRSYERIASLIDEFRRQVIAVAAEDKDIDQVYRLNMQLFPLSRKVKECENEKA